CCTGGTGATTTTTAAAAAGAAAATCCAAAGCCGTTTTATCAAATCATTTCTATTTTATGTTCCCTATGCGGTGCTTGCTGCGATGACCATACCGGACATCTTTTTTTCTACCGGAAACGTCTGGTCCGCAGTAGCGGGGCTAGTGGTGGCGGTAATCCTCGCCTATTTTGAAAAAGGACTGCTTACTGTTGCGCTGTGTGCCTGTGGCGGGGTATTGGTGGTAGAATCCCTGCTGAAATTGCTGTAAGATTTACAAATTATTCACACTGGACATGGTTTTGTCATTGACTTTTCCCGTAGGGTATCGTACAATAGAGCCAAGTTTTACCCACAAAATTTTGATACCATATTTATGAGAAAGGCTACTAAAGATTATGGCTGACGGAGACCCTGGAGCGAATAGCAACCATTCTTTTTGGAAATAACAAGCATAGGAATCCCTTTGTAATAGGCAAGGGGTTCCTGTGCTTGTTTTTGTTTTATAAAATATGAAATTACATATACACAAGGAGGAACCATTGTGACAACCATTTTATTACAGCTTTTACTGCAGGTAGTATTGATTGCGTTAAACGCCTTTTTTGCTGCCAGCGAAATTGCGGTGATATCTTTAAACACCAACAAACTGCGAAAGCAGGCGGAAAGTGGGGATAAATCCGCC
This is a stretch of genomic DNA from Clostridium facile. It encodes these proteins:
- a CDS encoding AzlD domain-containing protein, with the translated sequence MSIEKFLLYVAVMAGVTYLIRMLPLVIFKKKIQSRFIKSFLFYVPYAVLAAMTIPDIFFSTGNVWSAVAGLVVAVILAYFEKGLLTVALCACGGVLVVESLLKLL